One window from the genome of Deltaproteobacteria bacterium encodes:
- a CDS encoding pentapeptide repeat-containing protein, whose product MTEDDIENDNMDDDEESDDLQEFSIKELGQAGSTNQTGLDREIFIEERKIPNLAEIVAIANKADRPISIEDCVLDKTRIDAANIDIFIDESVFAGEAESKNAVFGGKLVLTDTIFEENADFGAATFQAEVSFDECVFQNEVSFAGARVEHGASFTSCNFQKEITFDHASFAGKVSFSESTFRKKVTCTDALFWKEVDLRDVKFKEGLDTTGSNLEDMIEVARQAPRSQQKKPREKAKPRKTEFNPWGELDKVSKKNLSCRQILRGVFRFLPEKKNE is encoded by the coding sequence ATGACCGAAGATGATATTGAAAATGATAATATGGATGACGATGAAGAGAGTGATGATCTCCAGGAATTCAGCATAAAAGAACTGGGCCAGGCGGGTAGTACAAACCAGACAGGTTTAGATCGTGAGATCTTCATTGAGGAAAGGAAGATCCCAAACCTGGCAGAAATCGTAGCAATCGCCAATAAAGCTGACCGGCCCATCAGTATTGAAGATTGTGTGCTTGACAAGACGCGGATTGATGCAGCCAATATTGACATATTTATTGATGAGTCGGTCTTTGCAGGAGAAGCCGAGTCCAAAAATGCCGTATTTGGCGGAAAACTGGTTCTAACGGATACAATCTTTGAAGAAAATGCGGACTTTGGCGCCGCCACCTTCCAGGCGGAAGTAAGCTTTGACGAATGTGTTTTCCAAAATGAGGTCAGCTTTGCCGGCGCCAGAGTTGAGCATGGCGCCTCCTTTACGTCCTGTAATTTTCAAAAAGAGATCACATTTGATCATGCCTCATTTGCAGGCAAGGTCAGTTTCAGTGAATCAACCTTCCGAAAAAAGGTCACGTGCACAGATGCTCTTTTCTGGAAAGAGGTCGATCTCAGAGACGTGAAGTTTAAGGAGGGTCTCGATACGACCGGTTCAAACCTTGAGGATATGATAGAAGTTGCTCGGCAGGCGCCAAGGAGTCAGCAAAAAAAGCCCCGGGAAAAGGCCAAACCAAGAAAAACCGAGTTTAATCCATGGGGTGAACTGGACAAAGTATCCAAGAAAAACCTAAGCTGCAGACAGATCCTGCGTGGTGTTTTCAGGTTCTTACCGGAAAAGAAGAATGAGTGA